The following is a genomic window from Parabacteroides johnsonii DSM 18315.
TTATATGAAAGAGCGGAATAATCCCGAATGGGTATCTGTCGTTACTGTATCGGGGCAGCTGAAAGATGTTTATTTGCCGGATAGTACATTGGTATCGATGGCCGGAAATTCGACACTCCGGTATGATGTGAAGAAATATGGAAAGGAAAGGCGTGTAGTGGAGATGACCGGAAAAGCTTTTTTCCAGGTGAAGAGGAACGAGGCACGCCCCTTTTCCGTTCATACGGCTATGACGGAGGTGACGGTTTTGGGTACCAGTTTCCAGATAAGCGAACAACCGGGAATGACGGAAGTCGATGTTGTGACGGGAAAAGTGCGTTTTGCAGCCGGGAAGGAGCCTGAACCGGTTATCCTGACGGCGGGAATGTCGGCCTCTTATTCGAATGAAAAGAAAGAAATAGATATCCTGAAGGAAGAGAATCCGAATCATCTTTCCTGGAAAACGAAGCAGTTAAGGTTCAACGATACGCCTTTGGAGAAGGTGATCAGGGATCTGAACGAGTATTACCAGGTAGAGATCACCAACAAAGTGGATTCGCCGGATTCCAGGCTGACCGCTACATTCAACGATTTGCCTCTTGACGAAGTCCTGCTGGTTATCAATCAGACGTTAGATATCCGACTGGTTCCCCGGAAGGATAAGTAAAAAAAGAACTTATGTATCGTGTTTACCTATTTGTCATCGGGATTTGTATGTGTTGCCCGTTGATCAGGGCGAAAGAGCCATTGTCCCTGTTGGTGGATCCGACTCCTACTGTTACGCTGGATATGAAGCGGGTGCCGTTACAGGATATTTTGTTAGAGATCGAAAAGCAGACCGGTCTGTTTTTTTCCTATGAATCGTCGATGTTGAAAGAATTTCGCCATGTTTCGTTAACGGTGCGCGACGAGTCTCTTTCCTATTGCCTGAAACGGCTGTTCGGCCCTTTACCTCTTGTTTACCGGATGACGGGGCATTATGTGATATTGAAACGGAAACCCCGGCAATATACTATCAGCGGGTTTGTGCGGGATTCCGCGTCCTATGAGAGCCTGATTGCGGCAACCGTGGTGGAGCGTTCTTCCGGGAAAGGGTCGGTTTCCAATAATTACGGTTTTTATAGCATTACGTTGCCTCCGGGGAAAGTGGTGCTGTCTTCTTCTTATGTTGGCTACGAGCCCTGTTCCGTTACATTCGAGTTGACCCGAGACACGATGATCGATCTCTCCCTATCGCCTGCCGGGGTACTGGGGGAAGTCGTGATAAAAGGAATTTCTCCCCGGTCGGATGTTTTGAACAGTCGGGTAGGGGTGTCGGATGTTCCGGCAAGCCGGGTGAAATCGTTGCCGGCCCTGTTGGGCGAAACGGATGTTGTCAAGACTTTGCAACGGCTACCGGGTGTGACCGGAGGAACAGAAGGCATGAGTGGCTTGTTTGTGAGGGGAGGCGATGGCGACGATAACCTGTTTCTGCTTGATGGAAATCCGGTCTATCATACAGACCATGTGCTAGGCTTCTTTTCGGCTTTCAATCCGGATGCAGTGAAGAATGCCACTTTTTATAAAGGAAGTTTTCCGGCGGAATACGGCGGGAGACTTTCTTCTGTTATAGATGTGCGTACGAACGAGGGAAACCGGAAAGAATATCACGGGAATATCTCGGTCGGCTTGCTGGCGGCGAGGGCCAATCTCGAAGGGCCGATCATCAAAGATAGGTCTTCATTCAACGTGTCGGTGCGGCGTACCTGGATGGAACTGATCACTTGGCCGGTCATGACGGCTGTGAACAAGAAGGCCGATACCGAAGTGAAAGGCGGATACCATTTCTACGACATGAATGCCAAAATCGATTATTCTTTTACGGACCGCAGCCGTGCCTATCTGAGCTTTTACATGGGAAGCGACAGTTACCGTAACGGCGAGGACTCGAAAGACATACATGGCGAAGATCGGGACTTCCGCTGGCGTTGGGGAAACCTGATCGGGTCTGCCGGGTGGAACTACCTGATCAACCGGAAACTGTTTGCCACTTTTACCGGAGGATATACCCGCTATCGTTCACATATTATCCAAAAGCAAAATGCATTTGTCTCTTCGGCAGATAAGAGCGGACAGGTCTATTTCCAGGAAGGGCATTATCGTTCGGCTATGGAAGATGTGAATCTGAGAGCCTCTTTCGATTATCGCCCGAATGTCGACCACCGGATCCGGATGGGAAGTGATTACCTGTTCCATCTTTTCCGTCCCGAACAGAGCAATATGAGTTCTTGGTATAAGGATTCGGTTGTTTCGCAAATGAATAATACGGTCTTTTCGCATTCCTTGATTCATGGCCACGAGGTTTCCCTGTATGCTGAAGACGAAATGTTACTGACCGATCGGTTGCGGGTGAATGCCGGGCTGCGCTTTACCCTTTTCCACGTACAAGGAGAGACGTATCAGTCGTTCCAGCCTCGTTTTTCCGCCCGCTACCTGTTAGGGCGGAACCTGTCGGCAAAAGTGTCCTATACGAAGATGAACCAATATATCCATTTATTGTCCAACAGTTATATCAGTCAGCCGACGGATATTTGGGTACCGGTTACCGGGAATATCCGTCCGATGCATGCGCACCAGGTGACGGGTGGCCTCTTTTGGCATTATAAAGGATTGGATTTCTCTGCTGAAGGCTACTACAAACGGATGAATAATTTGGTGGAATATAAGGATAACGGTCCGGTTTTACCCTCTTTTGCAGGCTGGGAAGACCGGGTTGGAGTGGGCAAAGGGCGTTCTTACGGTCTGGAACTGATAGTACAGAAAAAGACCGGGCGGTTTAACGGATGGATCGGGTATACACTCTCCTGGTCCGACCGCTGGTTTCCGGATGGAACGGTCAACAAGGGGCATCGTTTCCCCTCCAAATACGACAACCGGCATAAGGTCGATATCGTTACTTCCTACAAACTGTCTAAAAAGGTGGAACTGACGGCAGCCTGGATGTATAAGTCCGGTAATCACCTGACGATTCAGGACGTGCAATACCGTCCGTTGCCGGAGCTGACGGAGCGTGGCTACCGGGAGGAGCTTGGGTGGGGATATGGCCAGAACGCGAGTTCGCGCAACAATTACCAGCTTCCGGCTTACCACCGGCTTGATTTGGGCGTCAATTTCTATCGGTATAAGAAGAACGGGCGTATGGGAATCTGGAACCTGAGCCTTTGCAATGCTTATTTTAAGGCGAATCCTTTTTCGGTCCGTCCTGTTTATTATCAAACGGAAAAGGGCCGGGAGGTTGTGTTGGAACAGACCTTGTTGTTCCTTTTTGTCCCTTCCATCTCTTACACATATAAATTCTGATGGTGATGAAAAAGATACTGTTTGCCTTGTGCTTGCTTTTGTTTGCCTCCTGTACCCGTGATGTGGTGTTGGTTCTTCCGCCCGTTTCTCCGCGCCTGGTGCTGAACGCTTCCGTTTCTCCGGATACGGATGTGACGGCTTTCTTGTCCAGAAGCTGGTTTGTCCTGGACACGGTCACGGACGACGGGGTTGCGGACGGCAACATACAAGTGTTTATAAACGACCGTTTGCAAGGATGTATGCAGCCCGTTCCCGATAGTCGGTTTGCAGGCCGGTATGTATTGCCCGGATGTCGTGTGAAGGCCGGTGATCGCTTGCGGCTGGAAGCCGGAGCAGAAGGTTTCGAGCCGATAGGAGGAGAGACGGTTATTCCGGACCCGGTGGAGATGTTGTCTGTCGATACGGTCCGTTTTACCCGTTTTGGCTATGCCGGATATGAATATCCTTCCATACGGCTGTATGTCCGGTTTCGTGACAAGCTGGATAAGCGGAATTATTATCGCTTGATAATCGAGAAGCTGACGGAGTATCAGAAAGGAGACAGCGTGATAACCTGTAGTTCGATGTATAGGTCGGAACCTGCTTGTTCGGGTTGGCTGAGTGTGGTTTATGAAGATCCGGTATTTCGTTCGACGGCGACGAATCCGGTTATCGAGCAGTTGGACGGGACGACTTGCCGGGGCACGTTTACGGATGATAT
Proteins encoded in this region:
- a CDS encoding FecR family protein — encoded protein: MMNNEQDDRFEKRLRFVARRYKEGSLDEDKAWERFVSRQGIRRQVAFRRYWMAAASVMLLLIGFGTFYMKERNNPEWVSVVTVSGQLKDVYLPDSTLVSMAGNSTLRYDVKKYGKERRVVEMTGKAFFQVKRNEARPFSVHTAMTEVTVLGTSFQISEQPGMTEVDVVTGKVRFAAGKEPEPVILTAGMSASYSNEKKEIDILKEENPNHLSWKTKQLRFNDTPLEKVIRDLNEYYQVEITNKVDSPDSRLTATFNDLPLDEVLLVINQTLDIRLVPRKDK
- a CDS encoding TonB-dependent receptor codes for the protein MYRVYLFVIGICMCCPLIRAKEPLSLLVDPTPTVTLDMKRVPLQDILLEIEKQTGLFFSYESSMLKEFRHVSLTVRDESLSYCLKRLFGPLPLVYRMTGHYVILKRKPRQYTISGFVRDSASYESLIAATVVERSSGKGSVSNNYGFYSITLPPGKVVLSSSYVGYEPCSVTFELTRDTMIDLSLSPAGVLGEVVIKGISPRSDVLNSRVGVSDVPASRVKSLPALLGETDVVKTLQRLPGVTGGTEGMSGLFVRGGDGDDNLFLLDGNPVYHTDHVLGFFSAFNPDAVKNATFYKGSFPAEYGGRLSSVIDVRTNEGNRKEYHGNISVGLLAARANLEGPIIKDRSSFNVSVRRTWMELITWPVMTAVNKKADTEVKGGYHFYDMNAKIDYSFTDRSRAYLSFYMGSDSYRNGEDSKDIHGEDRDFRWRWGNLIGSAGWNYLINRKLFATFTGGYTRYRSHIIQKQNAFVSSADKSGQVYFQEGHYRSAMEDVNLRASFDYRPNVDHRIRMGSDYLFHLFRPEQSNMSSWYKDSVVSQMNNTVFSHSLIHGHEVSLYAEDEMLLTDRLRVNAGLRFTLFHVQGETYQSFQPRFSARYLLGRNLSAKVSYTKMNQYIHLLSNSYISQPTDIWVPVTGNIRPMHAHQVTGGLFWHYKGLDFSAEGYYKRMNNLVEYKDNGPVLPSFAGWEDRVGVGKGRSYGLELIVQKKTGRFNGWIGYTLSWSDRWFPDGTVNKGHRFPSKYDNRHKVDIVTSYKLSKKVELTAAWMYKSGNHLTIQDVQYRPLPELTERGYREELGWGYGQNASSRNNYQLPAYHRLDLGVNFYRYKKNGRMGIWNLSLCNAYFKANPFSVRPVYYQTEKGREVVLEQTLLFLFVPSISYTYKF
- a CDS encoding DUF4249 domain-containing protein, which translates into the protein MKKILFALCLLLFASCTRDVVLVLPPVSPRLVLNASVSPDTDVTAFLSRSWFVLDTVTDDGVADGNIQVFINDRLQGCMQPVPDSRFAGRYVLPGCRVKAGDRLRLEAGAEGFEPIGGETVIPDPVEMLSVDTVRFTRFGYAGYEYPSIRLYVRFRDKLDKRNYYRLIIEKLTEYQKGDSVITCSSMYRSEPACSGWLSVVYEDPVFRSTATNPVIEQLDGTTCRGTFTDDMFDGEDYTVRSSFWPVDHSFKGDSVTTTVHYDVRLVAISEEYYRYLVVIRNFSISLGDAYLDGLVEPTATYTNVEGGFGVVAGCQLAHRRFTMPFGDKEPYWTPFTVYD